From the Petrotoga miotherma DSM 10691 genome, one window contains:
- a CDS encoding ABC transporter ATP-binding protein, with translation MSNTNNNEYILEFENVTKKFGGLIAVNNFNGYLKNGELLGLIGPNGAGKTTLFNLITGIYTPDIGKILFKKQKINSKKPHEITQLGIARTFQNIRLFKDMTVLENVLVSQHLKLKSWIWLFKSVLKTPDVLKVEKEMQNEAWDLLEEVGLSIYANDKANSLPYGLQRKLEIARAIATGAKLLLLDEPAAGMNPHETSELMEFIKHIRQEYKLSILIIEHDMKVIMGICERIYVLDYGKKIAEGSPEEIQKDPLVIKAYLGEELAI, from the coding sequence ATAACGAATATATCTTAGAATTTGAGAATGTAACCAAAAAATTTGGAGGTTTAATAGCTGTTAACAATTTCAATGGCTATTTAAAAAATGGAGAATTACTTGGTCTAATAGGTCCCAATGGAGCGGGGAAAACCACTCTTTTCAATTTGATCACCGGTATATACACTCCAGACATTGGAAAAATTTTATTTAAGAAACAAAAAATAAATTCTAAAAAACCTCACGAAATAACTCAGTTGGGAATTGCTAGAACTTTCCAAAATATTCGTTTGTTTAAAGATATGACAGTTTTAGAAAATGTTTTAGTTTCTCAACATTTGAAATTGAAGAGTTGGATTTGGCTTTTTAAAAGTGTTTTAAAGACTCCTGACGTTTTAAAAGTAGAAAAAGAAATGCAAAACGAAGCCTGGGATCTTCTAGAAGAAGTCGGGTTGTCTATTTACGCTAATGACAAAGCAAACTCTCTTCCATATGGATTACAAAGAAAGTTAGAAATCGCAAGAGCAATTGCCACCGGAGCAAAACTACTTCTGTTAGACGAGCCCGCAGCAGGAATGAACCCTCATGAAACGAGTGAATTGATGGAGTTTATAAAACATATAAGACAGGAATATAAGTTATCTATTCTCATTATAGAACACGATATGAAAGTTATCATGGGAATTTGTGAGCGTATATATGTATTGGATTATGGGAAAAAAATCGCTGAAGGTAGTCCGGAGGAGATTCAAAAAGATCCTTTGGTAATAAAAGCCTATTTAGGTGAGGAGTTGGCAATATGA